In the Methanosphaera stadtmanae DSM 3091 genome, TTATATCAGGTAGTGCAAAATTAGCTCACGTAAATCATGACCTTGCAACTCCAGATGCTAAATTCCTTGGAGTAACAGCATCAGATATTGAAAATTATGATCTTCCTACTGATAAACTAAAAGATATTGATGTAGCACGTCTTAAAGAATTAGCTGCTGATCCTAGATATAAGGCTGATTTCTGGCAGACAGAAATTAAGAAAATGATTAAACTTGGACGTAAGGCAGAACAGCAATCATTCTCCAAATATGGTCTTGAATATATTGTAGATAATTATTTCCCAAATAAAATAAGTGCTATTGAAGGTAAACCAATAGAATAGGTAAATAATTATTTACTTATATTCTTTTTTTTGGAGGGATGAAAATAAATATAAAAAATATTTTTTCAGGAAAAACTATACCTTTAACTATTTTAATGATAATTGCTACTAGTACATTACTTGACCAAGATTCCACATTAATACTACCTCTTTTATTATTTGTAGGAATAGTATGTGGAATAATAAAACATGATTCTATGACCTATACTTTAATAACAGCATTTGTTGCTTTTATGTTAGGTTTCATATTATCGTTTATAATCTCATTAATTAGTGTTTATTATATTGAAGGTGGATTATATGCCATTGCACTTATACAATCATCCCTTGTTTATCTAATTTTATATATATTTGTAGGTTGTCTTGGGAGTTCACTAGGTTTTCATATAATAAATGAGTTATATGAATTAAAACAATAATATAATTTAGAGGTAATTAATATGGATTTAAATGAATTATTTGAAAGTAAAACAATACCCATTGGTGTATCAATAATTGTAATAGCATATCTTATTGGATATCAATTATTTATAGCATCAACCATTATCAGATTTCTTACACCTACAGCTGGATTATTATTCTTTTTTACAGGAATACTAGTTGGTATGATGAAACATGATGAAATTGAACAATCAATTGTTGCTGCTGGTATAACCTCAGCCAGTGGTTCAATAGCAATTACTCTAATTACATACATAATTGTTAGTATGAATGATACTTATGGATATTCCCAATTTCTAAATATTGGACCTTCAGTAATGGATTTACTGATATTCATAGTTGTAGGTGCTATTGGAGGCGTTATTGGATACTACATTATTAGGGAAATCTTCTCCCAAAAAACAAGAGAACATCATTTCTAAGTTAAATTTCAAAATAAAAAAAACTAATAATTTTAAAAGAAGTATTATTTAATAATACTTAACATCTTTTTTTAAATATTAACTTAATTTTCAAATAATCTTTTTAAGATAAAAAAAATAATAAAAGAAGAATTTAAATAATATGTGATGATATAAAATCAATAATTTTTTCACTAGACTCAAGTATATCTCTTGAATATTTTGATACTGCTCTTTTCATACTACTATAATCATTTAAAGCTTTATTTATATTATAAGTTATATTATCTACATTACTTTCAATTATTGCTCCTTCAAATATCTTTGATAGTCCATGATATCGCCCATATTTTACTCCTATAACTACAACCACTGGTATTTTACAAGCTATTGTTTCATGTAATGTTAGACCATCATCTGTTATTACAGCCAAATCCACCAAGTCATATAAGTCATCAATATAATTTACATATCCAAGATTTATGATATTAGGATGATCTATTATTTCATTTATCCCCTCATGTAACGGTGCACCTATTACAAATATATTTACATCATCATTTTCCCGAGCATAATTACGTGCTGCCTTTGCCATATCCTCAAAAAGAGTAGAACCTGAAGCAAAGAGTATTGATTTTTTATTTGCATCATATTTATCAGTTAATTTATCAAGAATATTATTTTTATCACCACATACAATATCCTCTCTTATTGGTAAATATTCTCTTTTAACATGATACTTCGATATATTAATTGTATCTTTAGTAGTAAAAAATGGTGATTCTGGTAATAAAATAGTATTATTACATTTTAAGGATATTTTAGTATCTGTTGGTGTTGATACAATACCTACTGCTGGAACATGTGCAAGTTTAGCAGATAAACATCCAATAACAGATCCTCCACCTATAATACCTATTACCCCATCGGCTTTTTCTTTCTTAATTAAATGACATCCTACAATTACTGCTTTGATTGTTTTTAATCCTGCTTTAAATAAAGATAATTTAGATGCAGCATGTCCTCCAGCTGCAGGTATTGATGATTTTAACCAAGACATATTATGTTTTTTAAAGTAATATCCTTGAGCACTATAATCTAATACAATTTCTCCCATAATGCCCCTACTTTCTAGTGTTTTTAGTATGTTATATGCTATAACAGCATCTCCCCCAGTACCTCTTCCTGTTACAAAAAGTAATAACTTCATGATTTCACCCTTTATTTAAATTATTATTCAATCCTGTTGCCTTTTTAATGATAGGTATTTTATTCATTACTAACAACATTACAGATAATATGACAATTAACATGATTACCATAATAGGTACATTTATAAATGGTGGAATATTCAGTGAAAAAATTCCTATTTTAGAACATAGATTGATTAATAAAACATTTGATAAATACATTCCATAAGATAATTTACTAAATAATATAATATGATTATTAATAATTTCACTGTATTTTCCATATATTTCTCTAAAATCAGTATTTTTAATAAGAATAAAAATACCTGCTGCTTGAATAGCAGCACCTGGTGTTAAATCCCCAAGTGTTAAGAATTTTAAGTCCAATGAATTTGATAAACTTGTTAAATATAATGTTCCCATAAATGTAATAAGAGTACCTATTACAATTAGACAAATTGCAAATTTTCTATTGTTGAAACAATATCTTTTAGTGTTACTTAGATAATATCCAAGTATAAAATATCCCATGTGCCCCATGAAAAAACCCATAAAGTCTAAGATTAGTATATTTTTATCAATAAATTTCAATACTAAACAAACAAACCATATTCCTAAAAAATATTCTATTTCCCTATCTGTTAATGTATGAACCAATTTTGAAACTAAAGGTGTGGCAATATATAATGCAATAATCATATATACAAACCAGAATTGTACACTAACTATTGTAGGATCTAAAATAGCATTTATAAATAATACTAAGAAATTATTTGTATTTGATTCAAACAATCCTAATGACCATTTAACAATAAAATATATTATAAACCAAACAATAAATGGTTCTAATATCCTTTTTATTCGTCTTGGAATTGTATTTATAGGATTATCTTTTTTTAATAAAAGCAATCCTGAAATCATTATAAATAATATTATTGAAAATCTGGTAAGTGATGATATAAATATACTTTGTATCCAATAATTTCCAAAAATAGGAGTATTTGTTATATAATTAGAAGTTATATGAAGAAACAATACTCCAACTATAGCTAAAAAACGCATATAATCCACATATAATATTCTTTTCATTTTATATATCTCCATAAAAGATTATTTTTTTGGATTTATATGAACAATGTATTTTTTTCTATAATCCCTTGCTTTTATAAATTAAAAGTAATTAATACTGATTTTACATAATATAAATTAAATTTAAAATATGTTAATAAAATTATTCTTAAAAGAATACACAGATTTTAGAAAACAATGCAAATACATACCTTAATAAATTATTTTAATAAAAAAATGATTTATAATTCATTTAAATATAATCCATATCCTATATTCTTTAAAGAAAAATCATACTATTACTTAACTTATATTTCAAATTAAAAAATTATCCCCTAAATTTAAGAAATTATACATATAAAACAGTAATTCTTTTTTTTAAATCCAAAAAAACTTTATTAACAATATATATGTCATTAAATGCTATTAAAGTTAACTCTAAAAATAATAGTATTAAAATGAAAAATAAGTTTAAAAACTAAATTTTTCTAAGTAAAACCCAAAAAAAGAAGAAATATTAACTTTTAATAAATTATTATCCTATAATTTATAAAAATAGTTCTATTTTTTATTTATTTTTAACTAAAACAAATTAATTTATGTTTAAATATATTTAATAATAAAAATAATTAATTTTAACTAAAATAACAAAATATATTTTTGATTAATAAAGAAATATTCCTCTCTCAAAATATTACAAAAAAAAAGTTAGAACATAAAATATTGAAAAATTATTTCAGACAAGCAATTATTTTTATAATACAACTATTATAAATAAATATATACGAAGGAGTTATAAAAAATGGATTTTAATAATGTAACAAAAGGTAAAGCAATACCTTTAGGAATTATAATAATTGTTCTTACTTATCTTTTAAGTGGAGCTAGCTCTAGTATTTTACCATTTGTATTTTTCACAGGAATACTGGTAGGACTAATGAAACATGATAATATAACAGAATCAGCCGTTGCTGCATTACTTGTAGCTCTTATAGGTTCAGTAATTTCAACAATAATTACATCAGCAATAATTTATATATCATATGGATCAACATATTTAGCTTACACATTAACAAGTTCATTATATTTAGTAATACTCTATATAATTGCTGGTGCAATAGGTGGAGTTATTGGATATTATATTTTTAATGAATTAGATGTAAAACATTAAAAAAAATGTTTTACCTACACTTTTTTTAATTAAAAATCATATTGTATCATGAAAAATCATGCTCTTTTTTAAATAAATTTAAATAAAGATTAGAATCTTATATAATAGTATAATACTATAAACTAAAATATCAAAAAAAACATGATATTTAACTAAATTTCTAGAAAAATATTTAAATTGATAAGATTTTTTTTATAGGGCGTATTAAAAATGAAAAGTATTGGAATAAATGGATATGGAACAATAGGTAAAAGAGTAGCAGACGCTGTATCTGCTCAAGATGACATGAAAATTGTTGGAGTTACAAAAAGAACTCCAGATTATGAAGCTAAAGCTGCTGTTGAAAAAGGATATGACCTATATATAAGTGTTCCAGAAAGAGAAAGCCAATTTGAAGAAGCAGGAATTGAAGTAGCAGGAACTGCTGATGAATTATTTGAAAAATTAGATTTAGTTGTAGATTGTACACCCGGAGGCATAGGTGCACAAAATAAAACAGATATCTATGAAAAAATTGGATTAAAAGCAATATTTGAAGGTGGAGAAGATCATGATGCTATAGGCTCCTCATTCAATGCTGAAGCAAATTATGCTGATAATATAGGTGAAGATTATGTACGTGTTGTATCATGTAACACAACAGGTTTATGTCGTACATTAAAACCTATCTATGATATTTCAGGTATAAAAAAAGTTAGAGCAGTAATGGTACGTCGTGGAGCTGATCCATCAGATGTTAAAAAAGGACCTATAAACAGTATTGTACCTACAACAGAAGTACCATCACACCATGGACCTGATGTACAAACTATTATTGATGATATTAATGTAATGACAATGGCATTACTCGTTCCAACAACACTTATGCACACTCATAACATAATGGTTGAATTAGAAGATAAAATCACAACTGATGATGTACTTGATGCATTTGAAAATGCACACCGTGTATTACCTGTTCAAAAAAGTCTTAAATTAGGATCTACTGCAGAAATAATGGAATATGCTAAAGATCTTGGACGTTCCAGAGGAGACATGTATGAAATACCAGTATGGAAAGAATCAGTCAATATAGAAAATGGAGAATTATTCTATATGCAAGCAGTCCACCAAGAATCCGATGTAGTACCAGAAAATGTCGATGCTATAAGAGCAATGCTTGAATTAGAAGAAGATGGTGAAAAATCCATATTAAAAACAAATAAAGCAATGGGTATATTATAAATTATACTTATTTCTCCCCACCATACTTTTTTTTAACTGATTCTATTAAATATTATTAAGATGCTTTTAAAAAATAATGTACATGAAAATTTGTTTATATTTACATAAAGAAAAATATAAGTAATCTATAAAAAATTAAAAAAAAATACAATCCCATAAAAAAATAGAAGGATATGATGAAATGTATACACAAAGAATCCTATTACATGGACACATAATTGATTCATTAACTCTACCTAAAACAATGGATACTATTATAGATCAAGGTGGAGACTATGAAATAGAAGAATTACAAGTAGGAAAACTTAAAACTGATAAAAGTACTGCTAAACTTATTGTTAAATCTGATGATGAAGAGATATTCAATAGAATTCTTGACATACTCACAGATTATGGTGCTGAACTTATTGAGGAAAATGAAGAAGTAACTCTTGTTGCATCACAAAAAGATAAAACAGTACCTGATAATTTCTATTCAACTAGTAATTACAATACTAAAATTAGATATGATGGAGAATGGTTAAATATTGATAATATAGAGATGGACTGTGTTATCTGTGTTGATACAGAAAATAAAAAAGCAACATGTAAACCATTAAATGCTGTTAAAAAAGGTGAAATGATAGTTACTGGAAGAACCGGAGTTAAAGTTACGCCTCTTGAAAGATCACGTGGAAAAAATACATTTGAATTTATGAACAGTGAAGCTTCAGCTGAAAAACCTACACGTAGTATTATTCATAAAGTAGCTACCCAAATGAAAGAAGTTAAAGATAATGGTGGAAAAATAGTTGTTGTAGGAGGACCTGCAGTTGTACATACAGGTTGTGCACCAATACTTGCAGATTTAATAAAAGAAGGATACGTTGATAAACTATTTGCTGGAAATGCTCTTGCAACCCATGATATTGAAAATGCATTCTATGGAACTTCTCTTGGAGTAAAAATGGAAACTGGTGAACTTGTTGCTCATGGACATAAACATCATATTTCTGCAATAAATATTATAAATAAAGCTGGAAGTATAAAAGATGCTGTAGAACAAGGTATCTTAAAAAGTGGAATTATGTATGAATGTGTTAAAAATAATGCTCCATTTGTTCTTGCTGGAAGTATTCGTGATGATGGACCATTACCTGATGTTATAACAGATTCACAAGTTGCTCAGCAAAGAATGAGAGAAGAAGTTCAGGATGTTGATATGGTAATTATGATTGCTACATTACTCCATAGTGTTGCTACTGGTAACTTAATACCTGCTAGAATAAAAAGTGTATGTGTAGATATTAGTAATGCTTCTGTAACAAAACTCTCTGATAGAGGAAGTGCACAAGTTATTAGTGTAGTAACAGATATTGGTTCCTTTTTACCAATACTTAAGGAAGAACTTAATAAATTAGAAGAATAATTCTAATTAAATCACCTCCTTTTTATTAAAAATATTATATTAAAAAACACGAAAGAACTTATTTTCCCAGTTTCATAATAATAATTTATTAAAAATAAAAAATAGCATTGAATATATTATAATTTAGAAAATTTTATATAGATTTTAATGTATACAATAGTAATAAGCCATTGAATAATAATTTTTTTTTAGAAATAATGAGGTGATATTATTAGTAAAAAAATTATGAAAAGAATATTTCCAATTTTTATAATACTTACCTTATTACTATGTATTAGTACAGTATCTGCAAGTGAAAATAACACCAACACAGATACTACTCAAAAAGTAGTTGATAATACTGTTAATTCTAATACATATACCACTATTGAAGATATTAAAACACAATCTTCAGAAAGTAAGTATAGTAAAACAGCAAAAGACGCAACGAAACAAGTTAAAACAGTTGAAGATACAAAAACATTAAAAACACAGGAAACCCATAAAATACAAAGCATATCTTCTAACAAAACATTGAAAACTGCTAATGTGAAATATTCAAAAATTTATGTAAGTACTACTGGAAAGGACAGTAATGCTGGTACACAAAATGCTCCTAAAGCTACAATTAAAAATGCATTAAAATCTGTTACAAATAAGGGAACGATTTATCTTAATAAAGGTACTTATTATGAAAATAAGATTTATATCAATAAAACTGTAGCTATTGTTGGTAGTGATACAAAAGGTACAATTTTAAATGGAAAAGGTAGCCATGTATTTACCATAGCTAGTAATATTAAAGTAAAATTTGAAAAATTTACAATCACAAATGCTAGTGATAAACAGGGTGGAGCAATATATAATAAGGGTTACTTGAAGTTACAAACAATGAAAATATCTAATTCAAGGGCCACTTATGGTGGAGCAATATATAATAAGAATGAACTTATTGGAATAAAAACTAGTTTCTCTTCTAATAAAGCTACACATGGTGGAGCAATATATAATACTGATTCTGCAAGTATGGTTAATTGTACTTATAATAAAAATCAAGCAACAAATATAGGTGGAGTAATATATTCAACTGGTAAAATTACATTACAGGGAAATAATCTTACTCAAAACTATGGAAGTGCAATTTACTTAGCTAAAAATAAACAGAACAATAAAATCACAAATACCCAATTTATATCAAATAATGGAGTACTTGGTGGAGCAATATATAATGATGGACAAATAAATATTAAAAAATCAACATTCCAATCAAACAAAGCTACAAAAAATGGTGGAGCAATATATAATAAAAATATATACAACAGCAGAAATTCAAAATACATTCAAAACACTGCTAAAATCAATGGAGGAGCAATATATACCACGAACAATCTATACATTAATTCTAATACATTTACTTCAAATAATGCAACAGGTAATGGAGGAGCAATATACAATACTGCAACCTTGAATGCCAAATCCACCACACTTCAATCAAATAGGGCTCAAAAGGGCGGAGCAATCTATAGTGCTAATGGTAAAGTGAATATAAATAATTCTATACTATTAAACAATAATAATGTGGATATTTATGCATTTAAAGGAAGTACTACAGCAAATTATAATTGGTGGGGAACCAACAGTATGCCTTCCTCACAAAGAAAAGTAAATGTAGTTACTAAGAATTGGATATACTTTAAAATATCTAGTCCTTCATCAAAATATATAAATGAAGTTTGTGAAATTACAACCACATTTAATAAAGTTTATAATGGAAAAACACTTACTGACTATAATACAAAATTATTACCTGCACTTCCTGTGAAACTCACAGTTAATGGTGGAGGTATAAATAAAATTTACAATTATAATGTTGCAGGTACTAAGAAAATATCACTTAAATTTACAAAAGAAGGAGTTGTTAACTTTAAGACATATACTCCAAATATCACAGTTAATGCTGCTACAACCATAAAATCTAAGATAACAGAAGGACCTGTTACTGGTGTATTCTTAAAAATGAATACTGATATTGACACTAATACTGTTAAAAAATGGGTTAATGCTGGTGTTACTGACGTATATGTTCAAGCAAAAGCTTCAACAAACGATGTAGTTCAACTGAAAAAAGTCATATCACTTTGTAAAAATACAAATATTCGAGTACATGCTTGGGTAATTTGTTTTAAAACATCAAATGGATTCAATATAGGATCTAGTCAACAAACATTAATAAAGAATTTTGTGGCCAAAGTTGTGAAAATACCTGGCGTTGATGGTGTTTGTCTTGATTATGCAAGATATAGTGGAACAAATCCAAGTATTGTTAATCCCAATATAGTAACGAACTTTGTAAAACAAATAAATAATATTGTAAAATCACATAATAAAC is a window encoding:
- a CDS encoding acyltransferase codes for the protein MKRILYVDYMRFLAIVGVLFLHITSNYITNTPIFGNYWIQSIFISSLTRFSIILFIMISGLLLLKKDNPINTIPRRIKRILEPFIVWFIIYFIVKWSLGLFESNTNNFLVLFINAILDPTIVSVQFWFVYMIIALYIATPLVSKLVHTLTDREIEYFLGIWFVCLVLKFIDKNILILDFMGFFMGHMGYFILGYYLSNTKRYCFNNRKFAICLIVIGTLITFMGTLYLTSLSNSLDLKFLTLGDLTPGAAIQAAGIFILIKNTDFREIYGKYSEIINNHIILFSKLSYGMYLSNVLLINLCSKIGIFSLNIPPFINVPIMVIMLIVILSVMLLVMNKIPIIKKATGLNNNLNKG
- a CDS encoding DUF5518 domain-containing protein encodes the protein MDFNNVTKGKAIPLGIIIIVLTYLLSGASSSILPFVFFTGILVGLMKHDNITESAVAALLVALIGSVISTIITSAIIYISYGSTYLAYTLTSSLYLVILYIIAGAIGGVIGYYIFNELDVKH
- a CDS encoding phosphorylating glyceraldehyde-3-phosphate dehydrogenase; translation: MKSIGINGYGTIGKRVADAVSAQDDMKIVGVTKRTPDYEAKAAVEKGYDLYISVPERESQFEEAGIEVAGTADELFEKLDLVVDCTPGGIGAQNKTDIYEKIGLKAIFEGGEDHDAIGSSFNAEANYADNIGEDYVRVVSCNTTGLCRTLKPIYDISGIKKVRAVMVRRGADPSDVKKGPINSIVPTTEVPSHHGPDVQTIIDDINVMTMALLVPTTLMHTHNIMVELEDKITTDDVLDAFENAHRVLPVQKSLKLGSTAEIMEYAKDLGRSRGDMYEIPVWKESVNIENGELFYMQAVHQESDVVPENVDAIRAMLELEEDGEKSILKTNKAMGIL
- a CDS encoding TIGR00300 family protein is translated as MYTQRILLHGHIIDSLTLPKTMDTIIDQGGDYEIEELQVGKLKTDKSTAKLIVKSDDEEIFNRILDILTDYGAELIEENEEVTLVASQKDKTVPDNFYSTSNYNTKIRYDGEWLNIDNIEMDCVICVDTENKKATCKPLNAVKKGEMIVTGRTGVKVTPLERSRGKNTFEFMNSEASAEKPTRSIIHKVATQMKEVKDNGGKIVVVGGPAVVHTGCAPILADLIKEGYVDKLFAGNALATHDIENAFYGTSLGVKMETGELVAHGHKHHISAINIINKAGSIKDAVEQGILKSGIMYECVKNNAPFVLAGSIRDDGPLPDVITDSQVAQQRMREEVQDVDMVIMIATLLHSVATGNLIPARIKSVCVDISNASVTKLSDRGSAQVISVVTDIGSFLPILKEELNKLEE